One part of the Bdellovibrio bacteriovorus genome encodes these proteins:
- a CDS encoding GNAT family N-acetyltransferase, whose amino-acid sequence MKLRPLELTDLPLVKAFTDSTIGLGYFSESELQDCYQKSQSKGVMCSFVLVDDQNQIKGFRLAYPPGAWSKGKGSKLHPELWNVPLESAAYFQSLFIAPDVQGGGWGPKLSDAALECFRKLGAKAVVTHAWKESPNNSSIRYLTKYGFTSVATHPNYWIDVDYTCIRDGKPCRCTAEEMIKYL is encoded by the coding sequence ATGAAACTGCGCCCGCTGGAACTGACCGATCTGCCTCTGGTGAAAGCTTTTACCGATTCTACAATCGGCCTGGGTTATTTTTCCGAAAGCGAACTGCAGGACTGTTATCAGAAATCCCAATCAAAAGGTGTGATGTGCTCTTTTGTGCTGGTTGATGATCAGAATCAAATCAAGGGCTTCCGTTTGGCTTACCCTCCCGGGGCCTGGAGCAAAGGCAAAGGCTCTAAACTGCACCCGGAACTTTGGAATGTACCGCTGGAAAGTGCCGCTTATTTCCAAAGTCTTTTCATTGCTCCGGATGTCCAGGGCGGCGGCTGGGGACCGAAGCTGTCTGATGCCGCGTTAGAATGTTTCCGCAAGCTGGGCGCCAAGGCCGTGGTGACCCACGCGTGGAAAGAATCCCCGAACAATTCCTCGATCCGTTATCTGACGAAATATGGTTTCACCAGTGTGGCGACACACCCGAATTACTGGATAGATGTTGACTACACCTGCATCCGCGACGGCAAACCCTGCCGTTGTACCGCCGAAGAAATGATCAAGTATCTTTAA
- a CDS encoding thiolase family protein, which translates to MKSPRDVVLVEGVRTPFAKAGTKLKKVHPAELGKVALKQVIAQTNLDVNLVDEVIIGNTGNPADAVNISRVVALNAGIPLKTSAYTVHRNCASALESISNGYEKIKSGTMDVILAGGTENMSQMPTLPPKKFQEIYEKLFAAKGPKQALPLLWSLFKADVKQIKALLSGNMRDEYFPVISVMMGLTDPFVGINMGQTAEILAKEWGLSRETQDKFALRSHQLASKAMKEGRMREEIAPVYLAPEYKEVISEDIGPRDNQTMEALAKLKPFFDKATGSITAGNSCPITDGAAMVLMMSREKAESLGYKPLATIRSYGFAGLEPERMGLGPVYSTPVALKRAGLSMKDIGLVELNEAFAAQVLSCQKAFDSDKFGQEKLGLSSKIGEIRDDILNVNGGAIALGHPVGATGTRIVLTLAKEMKRRNTQFGLATLCIGGGQGGSMILENEG; encoded by the coding sequence ATGAAATCACCACGTGATGTTGTTCTTGTAGAAGGTGTTCGCACTCCCTTCGCGAAAGCAGGAACAAAACTTAAAAAAGTACACCCGGCAGAATTGGGTAAAGTCGCTTTGAAACAAGTTATCGCCCAGACAAATCTGGATGTGAACCTTGTGGATGAAGTGATCATCGGGAACACCGGCAATCCGGCAGATGCGGTGAACATCTCTCGCGTGGTGGCATTGAACGCGGGTATTCCTTTGAAAACCTCTGCATACACAGTTCACAGAAACTGTGCTTCTGCACTGGAATCCATCTCCAACGGCTATGAGAAAATTAAATCCGGAACAATGGATGTGATCCTGGCGGGCGGGACTGAAAACATGTCCCAGATGCCGACGCTGCCTCCGAAAAAGTTCCAGGAAATCTACGAAAAACTTTTTGCTGCCAAAGGCCCGAAGCAAGCGTTGCCATTGTTGTGGTCCCTGTTCAAAGCGGACGTAAAGCAGATCAAAGCTTTGTTGTCCGGTAACATGCGTGATGAATACTTCCCGGTGATTTCCGTGATGATGGGTCTGACGGATCCTTTTGTCGGCATCAACATGGGGCAGACCGCCGAGATTCTGGCAAAAGAGTGGGGCCTGTCCCGCGAAACTCAAGACAAGTTTGCTCTGCGCTCTCACCAACTGGCGTCCAAAGCCATGAAAGAGGGCCGTATGCGTGAAGAGATCGCGCCGGTGTATCTGGCTCCTGAATACAAAGAAGTGATCAGCGAAGATATCGGTCCTCGTGATAATCAAACTATGGAAGCACTGGCGAAACTGAAGCCGTTCTTTGATAAAGCCACGGGCTCTATCACGGCGGGGAATTCTTGCCCGATCACGGATGGGGCCGCAATGGTGTTGATGATGTCCCGTGAAAAAGCCGAATCGCTGGGTTACAAGCCCCTGGCGACAATCCGTTCTTACGGGTTTGCAGGGCTGGAGCCAGAACGCATGGGCCTGGGCCCGGTTTACTCCACTCCGGTGGCGTTGAAGCGTGCGGGGCTTTCCATGAAAGACATCGGCCTAGTGGAATTGAACGAAGCTTTCGCGGCTCAGGTTCTTTCCTGCCAAAAGGCATTTGATTCTGACAAATTCGGACAGGAAAAATTGGGATTGTCTTCCAAGATTGGTGAAATCCGTGATGATATTCTGAATGTCAACGGTGGAGCGATTGCCCTGGGTCACCCGGTGGGCGCAACAGGCACCCGTATCGTTCTGACTTTGGCCAAAGAAATGAAACGCAGAAACACCCAGTTTGGTCTGGCGACTTTGTGTATCGGTGGCGGTCAAGGCGGATCCATGATCCTTGAGAACGAGGGCTAA
- a CDS encoding NAD(P)/FAD-dependent oxidoreductase: MSISLWLDQSASQKPKQFDVVIVGAGIAGLSTAYWLEKENPSIKIALLEKHRVAFGASGRNAGYVTCGSTEHFMKLQEQFGLEKAAEIWKFSEENRRLLLEEIIGKDLDAVDFRHTGSCTVAPSAAHWEKYQKAARTMRSVGIDVVEVGPAEMERDYGVTGFDGGIQYTGDGYVHPVKLLEKLRARLKAEIFESTEVFSVVHQGQGHVLQTDRDLFSAPKVLLTLNAYLPLVAPEFTNLIRPGRGQILVTEPLPAFVKGPCYLTKHLCYFRQLPTGHLLIGGFRNLSVETENTWTDATTPLIQQALIDFVRSHFKHGKDARIAYQWSGIMGYSPDGQMMIGEVPNRQGLHVMAGCSGHGMGLSFHAAKVLAESLSGKEIPEHLRLSRFSNELKA, from the coding sequence ATGAGTATCTCGCTGTGGCTCGATCAATCCGCCTCCCAAAAACCAAAACAGTTTGATGTCGTCATCGTGGGTGCCGGCATTGCCGGCCTTTCCACAGCGTACTGGCTGGAAAAAGAGAATCCTTCGATAAAAATCGCCCTTCTTGAAAAACACCGCGTGGCCTTCGGGGCCTCGGGCCGCAATGCGGGTTACGTGACCTGCGGGTCGACGGAACACTTCATGAAACTGCAGGAACAATTCGGCTTGGAAAAAGCCGCCGAGATCTGGAAGTTTTCTGAAGAAAACCGCCGTCTGCTGTTGGAGGAAATCATCGGCAAAGACCTGGATGCCGTCGATTTCCGCCACACGGGATCCTGCACGGTGGCCCCGAGCGCCGCCCATTGGGAAAAATATCAGAAGGCAGCCCGGACCATGCGCTCGGTCGGCATTGACGTTGTGGAAGTGGGACCTGCGGAAATGGAGCGCGACTATGGCGTGACGGGCTTTGACGGCGGCATCCAGTACACGGGGGATGGCTATGTCCATCCGGTAAAGCTGCTTGAAAAACTGCGTGCTCGCTTGAAGGCTGAAATCTTTGAAAGCACGGAAGTGTTCTCGGTGGTTCACCAAGGCCAAGGCCATGTGCTGCAAACCGATCGCGATCTGTTCAGCGCACCGAAAGTGCTTTTAACTTTGAATGCGTATTTGCCTTTGGTGGCGCCCGAGTTTACAAACCTGATTCGGCCCGGCCGCGGGCAGATTCTGGTCACAGAGCCGCTGCCAGCCTTCGTCAAAGGCCCTTGTTATCTGACGAAGCATCTTTGTTATTTCCGCCAGCTCCCCACCGGCCATCTGTTGATTGGGGGCTTTAGAAATCTGTCGGTTGAAACAGAAAACACCTGGACTGATGCGACCACACCATTGATTCAGCAAGCTTTGATTGATTTTGTGCGCAGCCATTTCAAGCACGGCAAAGACGCGCGCATTGCCTATCAGTGGTCCGGTATCATGGGGTATTCCCCGGATGGCCAGATGATGATTGGCGAAGTTCCAAATCGTCAGGGACTGCATGTGATGGCGGGATGTTCAGGACACGGCATGGGGCTGAGCTTCCATGCTGCCAAGGTGCTGGCAGAAAGTCTTTCCGGAAAAGAAATTCCGGAACATCTAAGACTTTCACGATTTTCCAACGAATTAAAGGCATAA
- a CDS encoding CPXCG motif-containing cysteine-rich protein, with the protein MDYKVICPHCREKFAMTLYHEDGDDQEFIYDCEVCCHPIAIQAHWDPEHRRFSLNVGRGEGYDEMPI; encoded by the coding sequence ATGGACTATAAAGTCATCTGCCCGCACTGCCGGGAAAAATTTGCGATGACCCTTTACCATGAGGACGGCGACGATCAGGAATTTATCTATGACTGCGAAGTGTGCTGCCACCCTATTGCCATTCAGGCACACTGGGACCCGGAGCATCGTCGTTTCTCCCTGAACGTCGGCCGCGGCGAAGGCTATGACGAAATGCCCATATAA
- a CDS encoding 3-hydroxyacyl-CoA dehydrogenase NAD-binding domain-containing protein, which produces MSIQESIKIVPQGEVAVVEFDLVGEKVNKFSTPVMMRLKEVVEELKKSSYKAVIFKSNKPKIFIAGADIEEIKSMTKAEEFEAAVKGGQEVISMVEDLPMPTIAAVNGACMGGGCEFILACDYRIASEDSSTKIGLPEIQLGILPGFGGCIRMPRVIGLQAALDIILAGKSVNSKKALKIGLVDKVVHPNLLESFSLKWAKEIIADGAKKRRKTFKPQGAVNVILESALGRGIVFKKAREGVLKATKGHYPAPLQALEVIQKTYGMSDREAALRVEREGFCKLGVTDISKNLIHVFYLTEMVKKQNGVPGVDVKPRDVKGLGVLGAGTMGGGIAYVAADKGIQVRMKDLNTDALGKGLKHASDLWMKLVKRKSIDKYQFQQKMDLVSVSTDYAGFKNLDVVVEAIVEDMGIKQKVIGECAGQMRPDAIIATNTSSLSVTEMAKGHPRPEYFAGMHFFNPVNKMPLIEVIRGEKTSDETIATIYELSKKMGKMPVVVKDGPGFLVNRLLLPYMGEAAFLLQEGMSIEFVDKVYVKEFGMPMGPFELMDEVGLDVCLKVLKIFKKAFGERIELAPCMEALGNSGRLGRKNGKGFYTYSEDGKRGAVDQTVYAALGLGQPTNPYDSKECIERGVFAMINECSLALVEDRIVETPHEVDLAMIMGTGFPPFRGGLMKYTDSIGTQYVADQLAMYASSRKAARLKPATPLTNMAKSNSKFYK; this is translated from the coding sequence ATGTCTATTCAGGAAAGTATTAAAATTGTTCCTCAGGGTGAGGTTGCTGTTGTTGAGTTTGATCTGGTTGGGGAGAAGGTTAATAAGTTCTCTACGCCGGTGATGATGCGCCTTAAGGAAGTTGTTGAGGAGTTGAAGAAGTCCTCGTACAAGGCTGTTATTTTTAAATCCAACAAGCCCAAGATCTTTATTGCTGGTGCGGATATTGAAGAAATCAAGAGCATGACCAAGGCGGAGGAATTTGAAGCGGCCGTGAAGGGTGGTCAGGAAGTTATCAGTATGGTTGAAGACCTGCCGATGCCGACGATCGCGGCTGTGAACGGGGCTTGTATGGGTGGGGGTTGTGAATTCATCCTTGCTTGTGACTACCGTATTGCTTCTGAGGATTCTTCCACGAAAATCGGTCTGCCAGAGATTCAATTGGGGATCTTGCCTGGGTTTGGTGGTTGTATCCGTATGCCTCGCGTGATTGGTTTGCAGGCGGCTTTGGATATCATTCTGGCCGGTAAGTCTGTGAACTCTAAAAAGGCTCTTAAAATCGGTCTTGTGGACAAAGTCGTTCACCCGAACCTGCTGGAGTCCTTCTCTTTGAAATGGGCGAAAGAAATCATCGCGGATGGCGCTAAAAAACGCCGTAAAACATTCAAGCCACAAGGCGCTGTGAATGTGATTTTGGAAAGTGCTTTGGGTCGCGGCATTGTGTTTAAGAAAGCCCGTGAGGGTGTGCTTAAGGCGACGAAAGGTCACTATCCAGCGCCTTTGCAGGCTTTGGAAGTGATTCAGAAAACTTATGGTATGTCTGATCGTGAAGCGGCTTTGCGTGTAGAGCGTGAAGGTTTCTGTAAATTGGGTGTGACGGATATTTCCAAAAACCTGATCCATGTGTTTTATCTGACCGAGATGGTGAAGAAACAAAACGGCGTTCCGGGTGTGGATGTGAAACCACGCGATGTGAAAGGTCTGGGTGTTTTGGGTGCTGGTACCATGGGTGGCGGTATCGCCTACGTGGCGGCAGACAAGGGCATTCAGGTTCGCATGAAGGACTTGAATACCGATGCGCTGGGTAAGGGTTTGAAACACGCCAGCGATCTTTGGATGAAACTGGTGAAAAGAAAATCCATCGACAAGTATCAGTTCCAGCAAAAAATGGATCTGGTGTCTGTTTCCACGGATTATGCAGGTTTCAAAAATCTGGATGTTGTTGTTGAAGCCATCGTTGAAGATATGGGCATTAAACAAAAAGTGATCGGCGAATGCGCGGGTCAAATGCGTCCTGATGCCATTATCGCGACCAATACAAGCTCGCTGTCAGTGACTGAAATGGCCAAAGGTCATCCGCGTCCAGAATACTTCGCGGGTATGCACTTCTTCAATCCGGTGAATAAAATGCCTTTGATCGAGGTCATCCGTGGTGAAAAGACTTCCGATGAAACCATTGCCACTATCTATGAGCTGTCCAAGAAAATGGGCAAAATGCCGGTGGTGGTGAAAGACGGTCCGGGCTTCCTGGTGAACCGTTTGCTTCTTCCTTACATGGGTGAAGCGGCGTTCTTGCTTCAGGAAGGCATGAGCATCGAATTCGTCGACAAAGTTTACGTAAAAGAATTCGGTATGCCGATGGGTCCATTTGAGTTGATGGATGAAGTTGGTTTGGATGTTTGTTTGAAGGTTCTTAAAATCTTCAAAAAAGCTTTCGGCGAACGCATTGAGCTTGCTCCTTGTATGGAGGCTTTGGGTAATTCCGGTCGCCTGGGTCGTAAGAACGGCAAAGGTTTCTACACTTACAGCGAAGATGGCAAACGTGGTGCCGTAGACCAAACAGTTTACGCGGCATTGGGTCTGGGGCAGCCTACCAATCCGTATGATTCCAAAGAATGCATCGAGCGTGGTGTCTTTGCGATGATCAACGAGTGCTCTTTGGCGCTGGTTGAAGACCGCATTGTGGAAACTCCACACGAAGTGGATCTGGCGATGATCATGGGTACAGGTTTCCCGCCGTTCCGTGGGGGTCTGATGAAGTACACTGACAGCATCGGCACTCAGTATGTGGCTGATCAACTGGCAATGTATGCTTCCAGCCGCAAGGCAGCCCGCCTGAAACCAGCGACTCCGCTGACGAACATGGCGAAGTCCAACAGCAAGTTCTACAAGTAA
- a CDS encoding zinc-dependent metalloprotease translates to MAVNKNILVVGALLSSTLLSACTQFEAKPLDQIIQAKQAPANSLSTFSNPADIPANAACKQASCVTIQKSSLGKIFLLMASGITSGMTPQWYDLKPLVVSFEKSGNRLALIGENYNSIYSEIRTVNLIQSFEVISEDATSITFDWGQGLKSFVLQRSYDVDAPRGNVDLTDSSLASLPVIDSFVTGIKFDEKNIELNQLSKIRSDNIKVGSDKSLNHEPREETLNMNIQIRAYDLSKNFKAKEYDSSRRVGFFVTKYRKLGYSKEMTNLITKWDISPEKGPIKVRISEAVPEDYLAAVTEGALYWNKVFGRDVIQVVTGVPVDAKPEDRSIIVRWIPWLDSGAAYAIGQSDPLTGELLRAQVFMPSVFTSVGSADLVKLNGDVPVVAAGAIACDLTESLNALNKIAREAGDSQRLRLAQDSVRATVAHELGHALGLRHNFAGSSSAKVSTQEIYESAKTYLRDPNHQGLETSTSIMDYVSGIDDILMSGRIKYAALSYDKMAMDWAYSDNNTALDEKVSLYCTDDDIAVANSQGLQIYGCERFDAGNNPLLRKYLDAVDERDDLVKVLFASIIGRMYPADKPSVVRDLDAVLADTVKWGRANIDLSFVSQVLFDSTKASQPAASFASLAAVKTGKIMYARLGLDEQLMKERAASLKEAGGYAALLNGLMRDKNGNINMKWLDQQIDELKAAPYLAQGKTLGGREYALSDAQQRKILKFMDSIRPVNDKVLLVAGAALLPKMNEVVEDANGAKSVVTSVLGQNLLDESEAESLTALYLDLAQAATGTIVVKLGPGLSKEVTLPYSWLKADEKAYFGKLLSSQGLRFDMTLRVAKARSEQLQKIAGLLTEIDPSLDPVTEANLNTLPQRLLTSGLVDAAAAAWLKAEIEVLNVLNKIQ, encoded by the coding sequence ATGGCAGTTAATAAGAACATCCTGGTTGTGGGCGCATTGCTTTCTTCGACGCTTCTTTCCGCCTGCACCCAGTTCGAGGCAAAGCCTCTGGATCAAATCATCCAGGCTAAGCAGGCTCCGGCAAACTCTCTGAGCACCTTCAGTAACCCCGCTGACATCCCGGCAAATGCCGCGTGCAAACAGGCTTCCTGCGTGACCATTCAAAAAAGCTCTTTGGGTAAGATCTTCCTGCTGATGGCTTCCGGTATCACTTCCGGGATGACGCCACAGTGGTACGACTTGAAACCTTTGGTGGTGAGCTTTGAAAAGTCCGGCAACCGCCTGGCTTTGATCGGCGAAAACTACAACAGCATTTATTCTGAAATCCGCACCGTGAATCTGATTCAGAGCTTCGAAGTGATCTCGGAAGACGCAACATCCATCACGTTTGATTGGGGACAGGGCCTTAAAAGTTTTGTCCTTCAGCGTTCCTATGACGTTGATGCACCTCGTGGAAATGTGGATCTGACCGACAGCTCATTGGCGTCTTTGCCGGTGATTGACTCTTTTGTGACCGGGATCAAGTTTGATGAAAAGAACATCGAGCTGAATCAGTTGTCCAAGATCCGCAGCGACAACATCAAGGTCGGTTCTGACAAATCCCTGAATCACGAGCCGCGCGAAGAAACTCTGAATATGAACATTCAGATCCGCGCCTATGATCTTTCCAAGAACTTCAAGGCCAAAGAATACGACAGCTCACGCCGTGTGGGTTTCTTCGTTACCAAATACCGTAAGCTGGGCTACAGCAAGGAAATGACGAATCTGATCACCAAGTGGGATATTTCCCCTGAAAAGGGCCCGATCAAGGTGCGCATTTCTGAAGCGGTTCCGGAGGACTATCTGGCCGCGGTGACCGAAGGGGCGCTTTACTGGAACAAAGTCTTTGGCCGTGATGTGATTCAAGTGGTGACCGGTGTTCCTGTGGACGCCAAACCGGAAGATCGCAGCATCATCGTGCGCTGGATTCCCTGGCTTGATTCCGGAGCGGCCTATGCAATTGGTCAGTCCGATCCATTGACGGGCGAGCTTTTGCGCGCTCAGGTGTTTATGCCTTCTGTGTTCACGTCGGTGGGCTCGGCTGATCTGGTGAAACTCAATGGTGATGTGCCGGTGGTGGCAGCAGGGGCCATTGCCTGTGATCTGACGGAGTCCTTGAATGCGTTAAACAAAATCGCCCGTGAAGCGGGGGATTCTCAACGCCTCAGACTGGCTCAGGACAGCGTGCGTGCGACAGTGGCTCACGAACTGGGACATGCGCTGGGACTGCGCCATAACTTTGCGGGTTCTTCGTCTGCGAAAGTGTCCACTCAGGAAATCTATGAGTCGGCAAAAACTTACCTGCGTGATCCCAATCACCAGGGCCTGGAAACTTCCACCAGTATCATGGACTATGTCAGTGGTATCGATGACATCCTGATGTCGGGCCGTATCAAGTATGCGGCGCTTTCTTATGACAAGATGGCGATGGACTGGGCCTATTCTGATAACAACACCGCTTTGGATGAAAAAGTCAGCCTTTATTGCACGGATGACGATATCGCCGTGGCGAACTCTCAAGGTTTGCAGATTTATGGCTGTGAGCGTTTTGATGCTGGCAACAACCCATTGCTGCGCAAGTATCTGGATGCGGTGGATGAGCGTGATGATCTGGTGAAAGTTCTTTTTGCCTCTATCATCGGACGCATGTATCCGGCGGACAAGCCGAGTGTGGTTCGTGATCTGGATGCGGTTTTGGCTGATACCGTAAAATGGGGCCGTGCCAATATCGATCTGTCCTTTGTTTCTCAGGTTCTGTTTGACAGCACCAAGGCCAGCCAGCCGGCAGCCAGCTTTGCCTCTTTGGCGGCGGTGAAAACCGGCAAGATCATGTATGCGCGTCTGGGGCTGGATGAACAGTTGATGAAAGAGCGTGCGGCCTCCCTAAAAGAGGCGGGCGGTTATGCCGCTTTGTTGAACGGGTTGATGCGTGATAAAAACGGCAACATCAATATGAAGTGGCTGGATCAGCAGATTGATGAGCTGAAAGCCGCTCCTTACCTGGCTCAGGGGAAAACTCTGGGGGGGCGTGAGTATGCTCTGAGCGATGCTCAACAACGAAAGATCCTGAAGTTCATGGACAGCATTCGTCCGGTGAATGACAAGGTTCTGCTTGTGGCTGGCGCAGCGCTTTTGCCAAAAATGAACGAAGTGGTGGAAGACGCCAATGGCGCGAAATCCGTCGTGACCTCGGTGCTGGGTCAGAATCTGCTGGACGAATCTGAAGCGGAATCTCTGACGGCGCTGTATCTGGATCTGGCTCAGGCGGCGACGGGCACGATTGTTGTGAAACTGGGCCCGGGGCTTTCCAAAGAGGTGACTTTGCCGTATTCCTGGCTGAAGGCCGATGAAAAGGCTTACTTCGGCAAGCTGTTGTCTTCCCAAGGTTTGCGCTTTGATATGACTTTGCGTGTGGCGAAAGCCCGCTCTGAACAGTTGCAAAAGATCGCAGGTCTTTTGACTGAAATTGATCCGTCTTTGGATCCTGTGACCGAGGCGAATTTGAACACACTGCCACAGCGTCTGCTAACCAGCGGTCTGGTGGATGCAGCAGCCGCGGCCTGGTTGAAGGCGGAGATCGAAGTTCTAAACGTCCTTAACAAGATTCAATAG
- a CDS encoding peptide MFS transporter: protein MGANSTTFMGHPRGLFTLFFTEMWERFSYYGMRVLLVLYMTQYLFLEAQHGKEIWGFATLKSVLGYFYGEMSVQAMSSQIYGLYTGLVYFTPFFGGIIADRFIGQRRSVYIGGFLMAIGHFLMAVESLFFPALLFLIVGNGFFKPNISTQVGGLYAQGDNRRDGAYTIFYMGINLGAILSPLICGTLGQKVGWHWGFGAAGVGMLLSMAIYHFGGKHLPETEHKKSIKEVEATAHKPMTREEWTRTIALTFLCMVTIFFWGVYEQQGNTMQLWADQQTDWNFFGWEIPSTWYQSFNPLVIVLFAPLLDRFWAWQAKFGKAPSTVTKMALGCVLGAVALVVMYFAAKIVGGGQGSVMWLLGSTFLLTMAELYISPIGLSVVTKVSPAKIVSMMMGVWFLAAFFGNYVAGYVGMFYETMGKDQFWLLLAVLSLIPGVLFFACHKFLTQALGKEI, encoded by the coding sequence ATGGGAGCAAATTCCACCACCTTCATGGGGCATCCACGAGGACTTTTTACACTCTTCTTCACTGAGATGTGGGAGAGATTCTCATATTACGGCATGAGAGTGCTTCTGGTGCTTTACATGACTCAGTACCTGTTCCTGGAAGCTCAGCACGGCAAAGAAATTTGGGGCTTTGCGACCCTTAAATCCGTTCTGGGTTACTTCTATGGCGAGATGTCCGTTCAGGCGATGTCGTCCCAAATTTACGGGCTGTATACGGGCCTTGTTTATTTTACACCCTTTTTCGGCGGAATTATCGCTGATCGCTTCATCGGACAGCGCCGTTCGGTGTATATCGGTGGCTTTTTGATGGCCATCGGCCACTTCCTGATGGCGGTGGAAAGCCTGTTCTTCCCGGCTTTGCTTTTCCTGATTGTCGGGAACGGGTTCTTTAAACCCAACATCTCCACCCAAGTGGGCGGCCTCTATGCCCAGGGCGACAACCGCCGCGACGGAGCTTACACGATATTCTATATGGGCATCAACCTGGGGGCGATTTTGTCGCCGCTGATCTGCGGAACTCTGGGGCAAAAAGTCGGCTGGCACTGGGGCTTTGGTGCGGCAGGCGTGGGCATGCTTTTGTCCATGGCCATTTACCACTTTGGCGGAAAGCACCTGCCGGAAACCGAGCACAAAAAATCCATCAAGGAAGTCGAAGCCACCGCTCACAAGCCGATGACCCGTGAAGAATGGACCCGCACCATCGCTTTAACCTTCCTGTGTATGGTGACGATCTTCTTCTGGGGTGTTTACGAACAACAGGGCAACACCATGCAGTTGTGGGCGGATCAACAGACCGACTGGAACTTCTTCGGTTGGGAGATCCCCTCGACCTGGTATCAAAGCTTCAATCCGCTGGTGATCGTGCTGTTTGCGCCGCTTTTGGACCGTTTCTGGGCATGGCAGGCCAAGTTCGGCAAAGCTCCTTCCACCGTCACGAAGATGGCCTTGGGTTGCGTGCTGGGCGCGGTGGCTTTGGTGGTGATGTACTTCGCGGCAAAAATCGTGGGCGGCGGCCAGGGCTCGGTGATGTGGCTCTTGGGTTCGACCTTCCTGCTGACGATGGCGGAACTTTACATTTCCCCTATTGGCCTTTCTGTAGTGACGAAAGTTTCTCCGGCCAAGATTGTGTCGATGATGATGGGGGTGTGGTTCCTGGCGGCGTTCTTTGGAAACTACGTCGCGGGTTACGTGGGGATGTTCTATGAGACCATGGGGAAAGACCAGTTCTGGCTGCTGCTTGCAGTCTTAAGTCTGATCCCCGGAGTTTTGTTCTTTGCCTGTCATAAATTCCTGACCCAAGCCCTGGGGAAAGAGATTTAG